A window of Castanea sativa cultivar Marrone di Chiusa Pesio chromosome 1, ASM4071231v1 contains these coding sequences:
- the LOC142642593 gene encoding receptor protein kinase-like protein ZAR1, with the protein MNLQVIFLYFLICNYFAIVRSLNDDGNALLSFKNSIENYTDDPLNNWNSTDISPCSWHGVTCRGDRVVSLSIPNRKLVGSLPAALGNLTELRHVNLRNNKFFGSLPPNLFHARELKVLVLSGNSLSGPIPPEIGNLKNLQNLDFSQNSFNGSIPLSLVQCNRLKILSLGQNSLTGRLTDDFGTSLIALQRVDLSFNRLSGSIPSTMGNLSSLKGTLNLSHNFFNGTIPASLGSLPVIVYIDLSYNNLSGNIPQVGTLLNIGPTAFAGNSLLCGLPLKISCPSSHPDYQSLFPSPSQNSDSSSGKNGKGSTSCLSIVITIVTSVIVGICLIGLLVSNRCRKITACKGGEQAGGCSFEKALMVRKEFFCFAKESPEIISENMGHYNFVQLEQQLNFDLDQLLKASAFLLGKSGTGIVYKVVLADGRALAVRRLGEDGGSQRFREFQAEVEAIGKVRHPNIATLQAYCWSIDEKLLIYDYIPNGDLATAIHGKAGTVPFRPLSWPVRLRIMKGIAKGLAYLHEFSPKRYVHGNLKPSNILLGQNMEPYISDFGLCRLLNTDRGSQTYELDQMTSGTPQSSSPFEFLPTSPTVTVGSSYQSPEVSKVTKPSQKWDIYSYGVILLEMISGKFPMIKMGSMEIDLAQWVQLSFEERKPLYHVLDPFMAHDLDEEKEIVDVVKIALACAQKSPERRPSMRYVCDNLERLAPSIN; encoded by the exons ATGAATTTACAAGTAATCTTCCTGTATTTCCTCATATGCAACTATTTTGCTATTGTGCGTTCACTGAATGATGACGGTAATGCTCTTCTGTCATTCAAAAACTCCATAGAAAACTACACAGATGACCCCCTGAATAACTGGAATTCTACAGACATAAGCCCATGTTCATGGCATGGAGTTACATGCAGGGGAGACCGAGTTGTCTCTCTTTCTATTCCAAATAGAAAACTTGTGGGGTCTCTTCCCGCTGCTCTTGGAAACCTCACAGAGCTTCGCCATGTTAATCTTCGAAACAACAAGTTTTTTGGAAGTTTGCCACCCAACTTGTTTCATGCAAGAGAGCTAAAAGTTCTGGTTCTTTCAGGAAATTCATTATCTGGGCCTATTCCTCCTGAGATTGGAAACCTCAAGAACCtgcaaaatttagatttttctCAGAACTCATTCAATGGTTCAATACCTTTATCTTTAGTTCAATGCAACAGACTAAAGATACTTTCCCTTGGTCAAAACAGTTTAACTGGTCGTCTTACAGATGATTTTGGAACCAGTTTGATTGCTCTTCAAAGAGTCGATCTTTCCTTCAACAGACTCAGCGGTTCTATTCCTAGCACCATGGGCAATTTGTCTAGTTTAAAAGGAACTCTTAATCTGTCTCACAACTTCTTCAATGGTACTATCCCAGCTAGCCTAGGAAGCCTTCCTGTGATAGTGTATATTGATCTCAGTTATAACAATCTTAGTGGAAATATTCCCCAAGTTGGTACTCTATTGAATATAGGACCTACAGCTTTCGCTGGCAACTCTTTGCTCTGTGGACTTCCATTAAAGATTTCTTGTCCTTCAAGCCATCCTGATTATCAATCATTATTTCCTTCCCCATCTCAAAACTCAGATAGCAGCTCTGGTAAGAATGGGAAAGGCAGTACCTCATGTTTGAGTATTGTGATCACAATTGTAACCAGTGTCATAGTGGGAATCTGCCTTATTGGGTTGCTGGTCTCAAACCGGTGCAGAAAGATTACTGCTTGTAAAGGTGGTGAACAAGCTGGTGGCTGTAGCTTTGAGAAAGCATTGATGGTAAGAAAAGAGTTTTTCTGCTTTGCAAAAGAAAGTCCAGAGATCATATCAGAAAATATGGGGCATTACAACTTTGTGCAATTGGAACAGCAGCTTAATTTTGATCTAGACCAACTTCTGAAAGCATCTGCTTTTCTTCTGGGTAAGAGTGGAACTGGGATTGTGTATAAAGTTGTTCTTGCAGATGGGCGTGCCTTAGCAGTGAGAAGATTGGGAGAAGATGGAGGCTCTCAGAGGTTTAGGGAGTTCCAAGCTGAAGTTGAAGCAATTGGAAAAGTTAGACATCCCAATATCGCGACTCTTCAAGCTTATTGCTGGTCCATTGACGAGAAGCTCCTCATCTATGATTATATACCTAATGGTGATCTTGCCACTGCAATTCATG GGAAAGCTGGAACAGTTCCCTTCCGACCACTTTCATGGCCTGTTCGTTTAAGAATCATGAAAGGAATAGCAAAAGGTTTGGCTTATCTTCATGAATTCAGTCCCAAACGGTATGTTCATGGAAATCTAAAGCCTAGCAACATACTGCTTGGGCAGAATATGGAACCCTATATCTCTGATTTTGGACTTTGCCGCCTCCTGAATACAGACAGAGGATCCCAAACATATGAATTGGATCAAATGACTAGTGGAACACCACAAAGCAGTTCTCCCTTTGAATTTCTGCCAACAAGTCCAACAGTAACAGTGGGATCTAGTTATCAATCTCCTGAAGTCTCTAAAGTCACAAAGCCATCCCAGAAGTGGGATATTTACTCTTATGGAGTGATCTTACTAGAGATGATTTCTGGAAAATTTCCAATGATAAAGATGGGTTCTATGGAAATTGATCTAGCTCAGTGGGTTCAGCTCAGCTTTGAGGAAAGGAAGCCACTCTACCATGTCTTAGATCCCTTCATGGCTCATGATTTAGATGAGGAGAAGGAGATAGTTGATGTAGTTAAAATTGCTCTAGCCTGTGCTCAGAAGAGCCCTGAAAGGAGACCTTCTATGAGGTATGTCTGTGATAATCTGGAAAGACTGGCGCCATCCATTAATTGA
- the LOC142643113 gene encoding protein PAL OF QUIRKY: MDPPPPSSTTKLRLMCSYGGNIVPNPRTNSLHYVGGDTKIISLNPTTTTTLSSLTSLLSSTLSLPFPLPFSLKYLLPPHHDLSSLIPLLSDSDLLLFLHHLLCLSSSPSSSRIRLFLFRLSVIHHPKTELWFSDALKSAKINMTESFSAGELSNGTVSNAESIVLETSSSFGSTSSSASSSSTTNLSSIKAQIEDSKLTLPSSDSFTSDNSATNAISQPQSITCQDPVFQVSSMENNVSSKPLESASHISDFSSGVPAYKSISVSGYPLPLQLNQLQQQQVQFVQVGANYIPHNSTGVLPNTSCYTMYPAQPLQQFHYQPNQLCPVYFVPVGQMPPHSLPVQCGLVNTVTAPNQLPMLPNASLIAPQVAYKEAPAAPAKPDLPSQFYRTSLAHVAAPLVPVPVSYNENQQHPVGIPQMHHQPQSIPIPSRESANFNNELDDDPARVQIYKSQPPPPSVPSQYQTMTKATANLLSEALAQLHKDNLKQEIRPLQQQ, encoded by the exons ATGGACCCACCGCCACCCTCTTCCACCACAAAGCTCCGCCTAATGTGCAGCTACGGCGGTAACATAGTCCCAAACCCACGCACAAACTCACTCCACTACGTAGGTGGTGACACCAAAATCATTTCTCTaaaccccaccaccaccaccactcttTCCTCCCTTACTTCCCTCCTGTCTTCCACTCTTTCCCtccctttccctctccctttctctctcaaatACCTCCTCCCTCCTCACCACGACCTTTCCTCTCTCATCCCTCTCCTCTCTGACTCTGACCTCCTTCtcttcctccaccacctcctttgtctctcttcctctccttccTCTTCCCGTATCAGACTTTTCCTCTTCCGTCTCTCTGTCATTCACCACCCCAAGACTGAGCTTTGGTTCTCTGATGCACTTAAGAGCGCTAAGATCAATATGACTGAGAGTTTCAGTGCTGGGGAGCTCAGTAATGGTACTGTCTCTAATGCTGAGTCTATTGTGTTGGAGACTAGTTCGTCTTTTGGGTCCACTTCGTCCTCAGCTTCGTCTTCTTCCACCACCAATTTGTCTTCCATTAAAGCTCAGATCGAGGATAGTAAGCTTACCTTGCCTTCTTCGGACTCGTTTACAAG TGATAATAGTGCTACAAATGCAATTTCCCAGCCACAGAGTATAACCTGCCAAGACCCAGTTTTTCAAGTTTCTTCCATGGAGAATAATGTATCTTCTAAGCCCCTTGAATCAGCGAGTCATATTTCTGACTTTTCCTCTGGTGTACCAGCATATAAATCGATTTCGGTTTCTGGGTATCCATTACCTTTACAATTAAATCAGCTGCAGCAACAACAAGTGCAGTTTGTACAAGTGGGTGCCAACTACATACCCCATAACTCCACTGGTGTATTGCCAAATACATCTTGTTACACAATGTATCCAGCGCAGCCACTGCAGCAATTCCATTATCAGCCCAATCAGCTGTGCCCAGTTTACTTTGTACCTGTTGGGCAGATGCCACCTCACAGTTTGCCTGTGCAATGTGGTTTGGTTAACACTGTGACTGCTCCCAATCAGCTCCCTATGCTTCCAAATGCTTCCTTGATTGCTCCCCAAGTTGCTTACAAGGAGGCTCCAGCAGCTCCTGCCAAACCTGATTTGCCCTCACAATTTTACAGAACCAGTCTTGCCCATGTGGCGGCGCCACTTGTTCCTGTTCCTGTTTCCTATAATGAAAATCAGCAACATCCTGTGGGTATTCCTCAAATGCATCACCAACCTCAGTCTATTCCAATTCCTTCCCGGGAATCTGCTAATTTCAATAACGAGCTTGATGATGACCCTGCACGTGTCCAAATATACAAATCTCAGCCTCCACCACCCTCGGTGCCTTCTCAGTACCAAACCATGACCAAAGCGACAGCAAACCTGTTATCCGAGGCTTTGGCTCAGTTGCATAAAGACAACCTCAAGCAAGAGATCAGACCATTGCAGCAACAATGA